In the Wyeomyia smithii strain HCP4-BCI-WySm-NY-G18 chromosome 2, ASM2978416v1, whole genome shotgun sequence genome, one interval contains:
- the LOC129723993 gene encoding uncharacterized protein LOC129723993 isoform X2: MYFGYIVIIQSCILITCHFQRCLCSKRTATSARILAARTGATQFQENTDKDKNDEHIEQQRRFQKRLILDSANVDFENYQGVVGRPGIDFPILTGIPNTNFNCRQYGNGYFADLDTKCQAFHICDEGKKISFLCPNGTIFRQLDLICDWWFKVDCAAAPNHYAESSEMLTQAQRARIQSKHPIPQPIKSPEQFSLNVQRKHTLLNNPFEPNYDAITFNRRMDTSVEQSDESIDFVDISLKRSNGQKTNKNFKSENTDSGESQATAETASFLRNGKRLDGYSYPLPMRIVGSDGTDNDGYNYDKPLKLIDKSDKREELSRTAKILNNHGETFSAKNSFNFNAKPFIARTTDPTPTSTTTRQQPIKATTATSGSRGSTTHQTSTLNQKTAEHNLNFPAYTTARKPNTKIKDKPFYTPTIPTILNRASPENTTPAIPTTPSQSGAAEHAMEMMKTLQKLEMSETALESRPGVEVPPSSGPNALHSLALYFANDSENNTAATVTPVITHLQTEQPEMENSRISVSAKLFSQKTIDKYQQLFDVKNPSTTTESLDFETRIADDSSNDLEGQFSRHPIFGASGSPQIRELAQVFTHALSAYLQDPESFRRILSEIRPKEPAYFRFSNQIDNRINRNDDISTDEAAYISLRQQATQSPRSIVTEDLEVLDFSDFVPSTTVKTEIHTSNIETTTEFPFTTTSTNVKQAAVLPKINDGKKKASVSNLISDSLEKSAVSYKERQPKALETSLKADSKNELADEVNEELGTLKPPAFQAVESIEETDDKIDNSSYFPLQKQFLKKNTPDPYGKDVKPANSTPIIDTYPTALSDTQAVPLRWGQDLSVITTTTDSTPTVYFDLLPPHNQKLRRPSSIFQPPEQDLLEDDEQLQRAQSQSIVANRNQIDMSKQTKTIYSFLNLDKELQANIKNFSAVSNVTKVTTPSTLKGHYITKTFAKENHVAATTVSLNHVTQSIPDVGKITPNSRTTLSYTVFLDPLTINDGLMHSQEEEKTTILNAHTYLPRSQKTSTRSITAFTTPSTISITGPSTRRGKNVRTRLSNEESNELLETMQRKANQMFGDLNDSEADHLMNVMKTADTNKSVRRLILLLIQTCDDDYNKTVEDSRKALLNALINMDSSENDSSEIRIVTSASHKRRDLNKTSTRTTTVTPLTTYQDTQFDKFIGTTTGTDLKHLENLETTTQPFEDTKSTNLDLSFEASTKFVEQRFNSGESESSTSTSFFSDQYTTTSLPTTTIDYETTTAALTTTELPTSTELSTFVTNRLPVEQTTPVIKGGSRLRPHSSNRVQKSLGTADEYVAESNNSYSNHHSDTRALELLRSLYSLASRWG; this comes from the exons GCATCCTAATAACGTGTCATTTTCAGAGGTGCTTGTGTTCAAAA CGAACTGCCACATCAGCTCGTATTTTGGCGGCACGAACGGGAGCTACCCAGTTCCAGGAAAACACTGATAAGGATAAAAATGATGAGCATATTGAGCAACAGAGAAGATTTCAAAAACGATTAATACTTGACAGTGCTAATGTTGATTTCGAAAATTATCAGGGCGTTGTTGGGCGCCCAGGAATCGATTTTCCAATATTAACTGGGATTCCAAACACAAACTTCAATTGTCGACAATATGGCAATGGTTATTTCGCAGATCTGGACACTAAATGTCAG GCTTTCCATATATGTGATGAaggcaaaaaaatatcatttttgtgtCCAAATGGTACCATATTTCGCCAGCTAGATCTAATCTGTGATTGGTGGTTCAAAGTGGATTGTGCAGCAGCACCTAATCATTACGCGGAAAGTTCAGAGATGCTTACCCAAGCCCAACGTGCTAGAATTCAAAGCAAACACCCAATTCCGCAGCCTATCAAATCCCCAGAGCAATTTTCTTTGAATGTACAACGTAAACACACACTTTTAAATAATCCGTTTGAGCCTAACTATGATGCAATTACCTTTAATCGTCGAATGGATACCAGTGTAGAGCAATCAGATGAAAGTATAGACTTTGTAGATATATCATTGAAACGAAGCAAtggtcaaaaaacaaataaaaacttcAAATCTGAAAACACAGATTCAGGGGAATCTCAAGCTACAGCTGAAACTGCATCATTTCTTCGCAATGGAAAAAGGCTAGATGGCTACAGTTATCCATTACCCATGAGAATAGTTGGTTCTGATGGAACCGACAACGATGGCTATAATTATGATAAACCACTTAAGTTGATTGACAAATCTGACAAACGAGAGGAATTATCCCGAACTGCAAAAATTCTTAACAACCATGGAGAAACATTTAGTGCTAAGAATTCTTTCAATTTTAATGCCAAACCATTTATTGCCAGAACAACTGATCCTACTCCCACATCTACAACCACCAGACAACAACCTATAAAAGCGACGACTGCTACCTCAGGAAGTCGTGGAAGTACGACCCATCAGACTAGCACCTTAAATCAAAAAACAGCTGAAC ACAACCTCAATTTCCCAGCTTATACAACGGCAAGAAAACCAAATACAAAGATCAAGGATAAACCATTTTATACACCTACCATTCCTACTATACTAAATAGAGCTTCACCTGAAAACACAACACCCGCAATTCCAACAACACCTTCGCAATCAGGTGCCGCAGAACACGCTATGGAAATGATGAAAACTCTTCAGAAACTCGAGATGTCAGAAACGGCACTGGAGAGTCGACCGGGAGTAGAAGTGCCACCATCCTCCGGACCGAACGCACTGCATTCATTAGCCCTTTACTTTGCCAACGATTCTGAAAATAATACAGCAGCAACTGTTACTCCTGTTATTACACACCTTCAAACAGAGCAGCCAGAAATGGAGAATAGCCGGATTTCCGTTAGTGCAAAATTATTTAGCCAAAAAACGATTGATAAATATCAACAATTATTTGATGTAAAAAATCCTAGCACTACTACTGAAAGTTTAGATTTTGAGACACGAATTGCTGATGATAGTAGTAATGATCTAGAAGGACAATTTTCAAGACATCCAATATTTGGTGCTTCTGGTTCACCTCAAATTCGAGAACTGGCACAAGTTTTCACACATGCGCTATCCGCATATCTACAGGATCCAGAATCATTTCGTCGTATTTTGTCAGAAATAAGACCAAAAGAACCAGCGTACTTCCGATTTTCCAATCAGATCGATAATAGAATCAACCGAAACGATGATATATCTACTGATGAAGCAGCCTACATCTCTTTGCGGCAGCAAGCAACACAATCGCCACGAAGTATTGTTACGGAAGACCTGGAGGTTCTGGatttttctgattttgttcCATCAACTACCGTTAAAACGGAAATACATACCTCCAACATTGAAACAACTACAGAGTTTCCTTTTACAACAACTTCTACGAATGTGAAACAGGCTGCAGTTTTACCTAAAATTAATGACGGAAAAAAGAAAGCTTCAGTATCAAACCTGATATCCGATAGTTTGGAGAAGAGTGCAGTCAGTTACAAAGAACGTCAACCAAAAGCGTTGGAAACATCTCTCAAAGCAGACAGTAAAAATGAATTGGCCGATGAAGTCAATGAAGAATTAGGCACTTTAAAGCCTCCAGCATTTCAAGCCGTCGAAAGTATCGAGGAAACAGATGACAAAATTGACAATTCCAGCTATTTTCCATTACAAAAacaatttctaaaaaaaaatacaccagaTCCATATGGTAAAGATGTCAAACCAGCCAACAGTACACCAATTATTGATACATATCCCACCGCACTCTCCGATACTCAAGCGGTTCCACTACGCTGGGGACAAGATCTTAGTGTTATCACAACAACAACTGATTCTACACCAACAGTATATTTCGATTTACTTCCTCCACATAACCAAAAGCTCAGACGACCTAGCTCAATTTTTCAACCACCAGAGCAAGATTTGTTAGAGGACGATGAACAATTACAACGAGCTCAAAGTCAATCCATAGTTGCAAATCGTAATCAGATTGATATgagcaaacaaaccaaaacgaTATACAGTTTTTTGAACTTAGATAAAGAATTGCAGGCAAATATAAAGAACTTTTCTGCAGTTTCTAATGTCACAAAAGTCACTACGCCAAGCACTCTAAAGGGTCATTACATTACCAAAACGTTTGCCAAGGAAAATCACGTTGCAGCTACGACAGTCTCTCTAAATCATGTTACACAATCTATTCCAGATGTAGGTAAAATAACTCCCAATTCAAGAACGACTCTCTCGTATACAGTATTTCTCGATCCACTTACTATCAATGATGGACTTATGCATTCCCAAGAGGAAGAGAAGACAACCATATTGAATGCCCATACCTATCTTCCAAGAAGCCAAAAAACATCAACAAGATCGATAACCGCTTTCACTACACCGTCTACTATCAGCATAACTGGTCCTTCCACGCGACGCGGAAAAAACGTTCGTACTAGACTAAGTAATGAAGAATCAAATGAATTACTTGAAACTATGCAGAGGAAGGCGAACCAAATGTTCGGTGATCTGAACGATTCTGAAGCAGATCATTTGATGAATGTAATGAAAACAGCGGATACAAACAAATCTGTTCGAAGACTTATTCTTCTTCTGATTCAAACCTGTGACGATGACTACAATAAAACTGTTGAGGATTCCAGGAAAGCTTTACTCAACGCGCTAATTAACATGGACAGTTCTGAAAATGATAGTAGTGAGATTAGAATTGTGACATCTGCGTCACATAAAAGAAGAGATTTGAATAAAACGTCCACCAGAACTACCACAGTAACCCCATTAACTACGTATCAGGATACACAGTTTGATAAATTCATCGGTACAACGACAGGCACGGATTTGAAACATTTAGAAAATCTTGAAACCACTACACAACCGTTTGAAGATACAAAGTCAACAAATCTTGATTTATCTTTTGAGGCGtccacaaaatttgtagaacaaAGATTCAACAGTGGGGAATCAGAGTCCAGCACATCAACTAGTTTCTTTTCAGACCAGTACACTACAACCAGCCTCCCGACGACAACAATCGATTATGAAACTACAACAGCGGCACTGACTACGACAGAGTTACCAACATCAACCGAACTCTCGACTTTTGTGACAAATAGATTACCGGTTGAACAAACGACACCTGTGATTAAAGGCGGTTCGCGATTGAGACCTCACTCCAGTAACCGAGTACAAAAGAGTTTGGGGACAGCAGATGAATATGTTGCAGAATCGAACAACAGTTACTCAAATCACCACTCGGATACCAGAGCCCTAGAGTTGCTTAGATCGTTATATTCTTTGGCATCACGATGGGGTTAA
- the LOC129723993 gene encoding uncharacterized protein LOC129723993 isoform X1: MYFGYIVIIQSCILITCHFQRCLCSKRTATSARILAARTGATQFQENTDKDKNDEHIEQQRRFQKRLILDSANVDFENYQGVVGRPGIDFPILTGIPNTNFNCRQYGNGYFADLDTKCQAFHICDEGKKISFLCPNGTIFRQLDLICDWWFKVDCAAAPNHYAESSEMLTQAQRARIQSKHPIPQPIKSPEQFSLNVQRKHTLLNNPFEPNYDAITFNRRMDTSVEQSDESIDFVDISLKRSNGQKTNKNFKSENTDSGESQATAETASFLRNGKRLDGYSYPLPMRIVGSDGTDNDGYNYDKPLKLIDKSDKREELSRTAKILNNHGETFSAKNSFNFNAKPFIARTTDPTPTSTTTRQQPIKATTATSGSRGSTTHQTSTLNQKTAERKQSMSIEIKNIKTPQTPVQDNLNFPAYTTARKPNTKIKDKPFYTPTIPTILNRASPENTTPAIPTTPSQSGAAEHAMEMMKTLQKLEMSETALESRPGVEVPPSSGPNALHSLALYFANDSENNTAATVTPVITHLQTEQPEMENSRISVSAKLFSQKTIDKYQQLFDVKNPSTTTESLDFETRIADDSSNDLEGQFSRHPIFGASGSPQIRELAQVFTHALSAYLQDPESFRRILSEIRPKEPAYFRFSNQIDNRINRNDDISTDEAAYISLRQQATQSPRSIVTEDLEVLDFSDFVPSTTVKTEIHTSNIETTTEFPFTTTSTNVKQAAVLPKINDGKKKASVSNLISDSLEKSAVSYKERQPKALETSLKADSKNELADEVNEELGTLKPPAFQAVESIEETDDKIDNSSYFPLQKQFLKKNTPDPYGKDVKPANSTPIIDTYPTALSDTQAVPLRWGQDLSVITTTTDSTPTVYFDLLPPHNQKLRRPSSIFQPPEQDLLEDDEQLQRAQSQSIVANRNQIDMSKQTKTIYSFLNLDKELQANIKNFSAVSNVTKVTTPSTLKGHYITKTFAKENHVAATTVSLNHVTQSIPDVGKITPNSRTTLSYTVFLDPLTINDGLMHSQEEEKTTILNAHTYLPRSQKTSTRSITAFTTPSTISITGPSTRRGKNVRTRLSNEESNELLETMQRKANQMFGDLNDSEADHLMNVMKTADTNKSVRRLILLLIQTCDDDYNKTVEDSRKALLNALINMDSSENDSSEIRIVTSASHKRRDLNKTSTRTTTVTPLTTYQDTQFDKFIGTTTGTDLKHLENLETTTQPFEDTKSTNLDLSFEASTKFVEQRFNSGESESSTSTSFFSDQYTTTSLPTTTIDYETTTAALTTTELPTSTELSTFVTNRLPVEQTTPVIKGGSRLRPHSSNRVQKSLGTADEYVAESNNSYSNHHSDTRALELLRSLYSLASRWG; the protein is encoded by the exons GCATCCTAATAACGTGTCATTTTCAGAGGTGCTTGTGTTCAAAA CGAACTGCCACATCAGCTCGTATTTTGGCGGCACGAACGGGAGCTACCCAGTTCCAGGAAAACACTGATAAGGATAAAAATGATGAGCATATTGAGCAACAGAGAAGATTTCAAAAACGATTAATACTTGACAGTGCTAATGTTGATTTCGAAAATTATCAGGGCGTTGTTGGGCGCCCAGGAATCGATTTTCCAATATTAACTGGGATTCCAAACACAAACTTCAATTGTCGACAATATGGCAATGGTTATTTCGCAGATCTGGACACTAAATGTCAG GCTTTCCATATATGTGATGAaggcaaaaaaatatcatttttgtgtCCAAATGGTACCATATTTCGCCAGCTAGATCTAATCTGTGATTGGTGGTTCAAAGTGGATTGTGCAGCAGCACCTAATCATTACGCGGAAAGTTCAGAGATGCTTACCCAAGCCCAACGTGCTAGAATTCAAAGCAAACACCCAATTCCGCAGCCTATCAAATCCCCAGAGCAATTTTCTTTGAATGTACAACGTAAACACACACTTTTAAATAATCCGTTTGAGCCTAACTATGATGCAATTACCTTTAATCGTCGAATGGATACCAGTGTAGAGCAATCAGATGAAAGTATAGACTTTGTAGATATATCATTGAAACGAAGCAAtggtcaaaaaacaaataaaaacttcAAATCTGAAAACACAGATTCAGGGGAATCTCAAGCTACAGCTGAAACTGCATCATTTCTTCGCAATGGAAAAAGGCTAGATGGCTACAGTTATCCATTACCCATGAGAATAGTTGGTTCTGATGGAACCGACAACGATGGCTATAATTATGATAAACCACTTAAGTTGATTGACAAATCTGACAAACGAGAGGAATTATCCCGAACTGCAAAAATTCTTAACAACCATGGAGAAACATTTAGTGCTAAGAATTCTTTCAATTTTAATGCCAAACCATTTATTGCCAGAACAACTGATCCTACTCCCACATCTACAACCACCAGACAACAACCTATAAAAGCGACGACTGCTACCTCAGGAAGTCGTGGAAGTACGACCCATCAGACTAGCACCTTAAATCAAAAAACAGCTGAACGTAAGCAATCAATGtcaatagaaataaaaaacataaaaacaccTCAAACTCCCGTTCAAGACAACCTCAATTTCCCAGCTTATACAACGGCAAGAAAACCAAATACAAAGATCAAGGATAAACCATTTTATACACCTACCATTCCTACTATACTAAATAGAGCTTCACCTGAAAACACAACACCCGCAATTCCAACAACACCTTCGCAATCAGGTGCCGCAGAACACGCTATGGAAATGATGAAAACTCTTCAGAAACTCGAGATGTCAGAAACGGCACTGGAGAGTCGACCGGGAGTAGAAGTGCCACCATCCTCCGGACCGAACGCACTGCATTCATTAGCCCTTTACTTTGCCAACGATTCTGAAAATAATACAGCAGCAACTGTTACTCCTGTTATTACACACCTTCAAACAGAGCAGCCAGAAATGGAGAATAGCCGGATTTCCGTTAGTGCAAAATTATTTAGCCAAAAAACGATTGATAAATATCAACAATTATTTGATGTAAAAAATCCTAGCACTACTACTGAAAGTTTAGATTTTGAGACACGAATTGCTGATGATAGTAGTAATGATCTAGAAGGACAATTTTCAAGACATCCAATATTTGGTGCTTCTGGTTCACCTCAAATTCGAGAACTGGCACAAGTTTTCACACATGCGCTATCCGCATATCTACAGGATCCAGAATCATTTCGTCGTATTTTGTCAGAAATAAGACCAAAAGAACCAGCGTACTTCCGATTTTCCAATCAGATCGATAATAGAATCAACCGAAACGATGATATATCTACTGATGAAGCAGCCTACATCTCTTTGCGGCAGCAAGCAACACAATCGCCACGAAGTATTGTTACGGAAGACCTGGAGGTTCTGGatttttctgattttgttcCATCAACTACCGTTAAAACGGAAATACATACCTCCAACATTGAAACAACTACAGAGTTTCCTTTTACAACAACTTCTACGAATGTGAAACAGGCTGCAGTTTTACCTAAAATTAATGACGGAAAAAAGAAAGCTTCAGTATCAAACCTGATATCCGATAGTTTGGAGAAGAGTGCAGTCAGTTACAAAGAACGTCAACCAAAAGCGTTGGAAACATCTCTCAAAGCAGACAGTAAAAATGAATTGGCCGATGAAGTCAATGAAGAATTAGGCACTTTAAAGCCTCCAGCATTTCAAGCCGTCGAAAGTATCGAGGAAACAGATGACAAAATTGACAATTCCAGCTATTTTCCATTACAAAAacaatttctaaaaaaaaatacaccagaTCCATATGGTAAAGATGTCAAACCAGCCAACAGTACACCAATTATTGATACATATCCCACCGCACTCTCCGATACTCAAGCGGTTCCACTACGCTGGGGACAAGATCTTAGTGTTATCACAACAACAACTGATTCTACACCAACAGTATATTTCGATTTACTTCCTCCACATAACCAAAAGCTCAGACGACCTAGCTCAATTTTTCAACCACCAGAGCAAGATTTGTTAGAGGACGATGAACAATTACAACGAGCTCAAAGTCAATCCATAGTTGCAAATCGTAATCAGATTGATATgagcaaacaaaccaaaacgaTATACAGTTTTTTGAACTTAGATAAAGAATTGCAGGCAAATATAAAGAACTTTTCTGCAGTTTCTAATGTCACAAAAGTCACTACGCCAAGCACTCTAAAGGGTCATTACATTACCAAAACGTTTGCCAAGGAAAATCACGTTGCAGCTACGACAGTCTCTCTAAATCATGTTACACAATCTATTCCAGATGTAGGTAAAATAACTCCCAATTCAAGAACGACTCTCTCGTATACAGTATTTCTCGATCCACTTACTATCAATGATGGACTTATGCATTCCCAAGAGGAAGAGAAGACAACCATATTGAATGCCCATACCTATCTTCCAAGAAGCCAAAAAACATCAACAAGATCGATAACCGCTTTCACTACACCGTCTACTATCAGCATAACTGGTCCTTCCACGCGACGCGGAAAAAACGTTCGTACTAGACTAAGTAATGAAGAATCAAATGAATTACTTGAAACTATGCAGAGGAAGGCGAACCAAATGTTCGGTGATCTGAACGATTCTGAAGCAGATCATTTGATGAATGTAATGAAAACAGCGGATACAAACAAATCTGTTCGAAGACTTATTCTTCTTCTGATTCAAACCTGTGACGATGACTACAATAAAACTGTTGAGGATTCCAGGAAAGCTTTACTCAACGCGCTAATTAACATGGACAGTTCTGAAAATGATAGTAGTGAGATTAGAATTGTGACATCTGCGTCACATAAAAGAAGAGATTTGAATAAAACGTCCACCAGAACTACCACAGTAACCCCATTAACTACGTATCAGGATACACAGTTTGATAAATTCATCGGTACAACGACAGGCACGGATTTGAAACATTTAGAAAATCTTGAAACCACTACACAACCGTTTGAAGATACAAAGTCAACAAATCTTGATTTATCTTTTGAGGCGtccacaaaatttgtagaacaaAGATTCAACAGTGGGGAATCAGAGTCCAGCACATCAACTAGTTTCTTTTCAGACCAGTACACTACAACCAGCCTCCCGACGACAACAATCGATTATGAAACTACAACAGCGGCACTGACTACGACAGAGTTACCAACATCAACCGAACTCTCGACTTTTGTGACAAATAGATTACCGGTTGAACAAACGACACCTGTGATTAAAGGCGGTTCGCGATTGAGACCTCACTCCAGTAACCGAGTACAAAAGAGTTTGGGGACAGCAGATGAATATGTTGCAGAATCGAACAACAGTTACTCAAATCACCACTCGGATACCAGAGCCCTAGAGTTGCTTAGATCGTTATATTCTTTGGCATCACGATGGGGTTAA